From Lucilia cuprina isolate Lc7/37 chromosome 4, ASM2204524v1, whole genome shotgun sequence:
ATTGAattctttacttttttgcccatagggtccacatttctttcagagctgggaaaatacttttggagtaaatataaaacatattgaggtttccaaaactgttttcagttttctgatcccagctttgggattttaaaatatgtcgcccaaagttgaagttttgataaaaaagaaaaaggacACAGTGTCAACATTATCTTAACGCAatgcgttctgcgtaaagataccttttagaaaactataaaatttttatatgttcttgaagaaaatttgattttattaataaaagaggtAATACtcattttggcaaaaaaaaaggcaaaaatctaaaatttttttaatttttcaattaaaaaacgttgtctaactaacaagaaaaaattgagtccatttggtccgaaataacgcccggtattcaaaaaaaggcgtaccaaggtatggtaaattttgtatcactaaatttttaaatacctaaaactcggatattataagagataagtagtatatctaagcatgttttttcaagatctcgctttcagaaaatataaaaaatatatttgggtgaaaaacaaaaaaaggcacgagtttaaaaattttacatgtcgtaggtaccctactttgagccgccacagcgccgtccctggggcatctgcagggttcatttCAAAACTCAAATActtcttggctacgctcacgccaaaatttatcccgatcggatcagcagtttaaaaatgccagatttatttccaaaaaaatttcgattctgccccactgcgGGGTAAAACGGTTTTTATACAGTGTTAAGAATAGTGTTTacaattcacttaaaaacacacGATTTTTGTTTATcgaaaaaaaggaaagaaaacacATAACtacttataataataaatacatttgtataattcattttatatatataattcattTTACATACTAGAAAAAtccattatattaatttatacatgGCGCCCCTTGTTGCACTTGTGCAAATTATGGTTTGGAGGAAGCGTAGTATCCAGAATAGTGCCACGGCTAAGGACCGGATCGCCTCCGACAGAACCCTTTGATTGGGAGCCGGTGGCTGGTTGTGGTTTTGGTTGTTTTGTTGGTGTGGATGTTGGTGCGATTGTTGATGTGGCTGTTGGTGCGATGGTTGATATGGGAGTTGGCGCGATTGCGGCGGCGGATGTCGTGGTGCCTCATGCGGGTGATGAATGTCTTGCTAGTGGCGCCCTTTCTCAAGTAGGTGGAGCGGcggttattgctgttgttgctacTAGTTTCTGGTGTGTTGTGGACCGGATGGCTGTCACTAAAGACACCCCATTCCGGACAGGTGAGCCGGTAGTCCTTGGTCGTTCTCCTAGCCGTTCGTGCACACTGCGCCTTACGGTGCGATTGCGTCTGTTGGGGTGCAGCAGCGTGTGATGCAATTGTTGACAATCGGAGAATCGGACAGAATCGGAGAGAGTGGTAGCGGTAGCACACTGGTGAACGGCTGGGTTATGTGGACGTCGATTCGGCATACTAgaaatagaaacaaatattatttaagtgaACTATGCAAGGTTACAAGGGAGATATATCTGAAATATGGGATAGAGATTGGGAAGATTGTACGTAATTATTAATGTAGATTAATTTACATTTTGCTTTCTACTTGCCGCGAACCACATAATAAGGAAATAACATTATTTCACGTCGTCCTATAAAACGAGAAAATGTTGCTTGGAAAGCGGAAGTTGAAAGGCTTGAGCATGGTTCCAAATGGATTGCTTTTGTGGCAAAGCATATAAAAACGCAGGCATAGCCTTTTACGATTGCGGCTCTTCTGAGACTGGAACTTTTTAGTTAAAAGGCCCAGCGAAGTCGATGACGGTAACATTGAAAGGGAAAGAGTACGTGTAGCGATCAGGAGGTAGAGCTGCCATTAGGCGCCGTGTTATAAAGCCATAGGTAATAAAGCCATATGGCCTTATTTCTCAATGAAATGAGAAATATAACCATATGGCTTTATTGCCTACACCCAAGTGCAATATCACCATAAACTAAAAGCAACCAAAGTTGAAATAACGCCATAACAGTGAAATAGTTACGGTTACAAATTGACAAAAGAATCAGTTGCCAATAAttcctcaaaattcaaaaatgaaataaatccctaaaaatatttttgggaagttatttcattatattacttttatatcacgaaataaaaaaaatatatgtttgatAGCCGGCCTTCGACCGGGCGCCAGGGTTTTCTCCTCTGAGATATATTggacaccggcttcgctaaaaaTACACTTTCCGTGTAACAAGAGCGTTCGACCttaggccggctatttaggaaatctttactaagcgaagccggtgttggacatatCATAGAGAAGAAagtccttgcgcccggccgtaggccggctatttaggaaatctttactaagcgaagccggtgttggacatatTATAGAGTTGTAAATCCTTGCGTCCGgccgtaggccggctatttaggaaatctttactaagcgaagccggtgttggacataccatagagaaGAAagtccttgcgcccggccgtaggccggctatttaggaaatctttactaagcgaagccggtgttggacatatTATAGAATGAGCAATAACACCATAATGGTTTTATTTCATTCCTTACATGGAAATAAAGTCATATGGCCTTATTTCTCAATGAAATGAGAAATATTACCATATGGCTTTATTACCTATGGCTTTATAACACGGCGCCCTGCCATTATTTGAGAGCACGCTTGGCGTTTGTGTATTATGCACGGTTTACAGTATCTGATCACCTTCTTTACCTGAAGTTTTAGTCGGGAGATGTAGAATTTCGTTTGTATCATTCGACACATTAGACCACATTCACCGTGAGCTAGAAATTCATGTAACAACTTGGCAACGGACGATacgatttttctttttgttatttgaaaagATGTTAACAACTGGGAGTTGTTTGCGTGATCTTTTTAGTAAAAGTCCTGCGAATTCGAGCGTTTTAATATGTTGAGCCTGTGCTTCTAatgcattttctatagaatgacCTTCTGTAAGAATGTCATCGACATATGTTTCCTTTTGCAGTATTGCTGCAGCTTTTGGAAATTGATCTTTATAATCTGATGCTGATTGAAGTAATGTTCTAATAGCAAGGAAAGGCGCGCAGTTTACTCCAAATGTAACCGTCTTCATTTGATAATCTTTGATAGCCTCCCGGGGGGAGTTTTGAAAAAGTATTCGCTGGAATGGTATGTCTCTTGGATCTACTAATATTTGACGATACATTTTTGGTATGTCACCGTTGAACACAAACTTATAAAATCGCCAGTTTATTATTACTGCCATAAGATCTGCTTGTAGTGTGGGACCTGTGTATAACACATCATTAAGTGAAAAATTCGATTTTGTTCTACGGGACGCATTGAACATTACTTTTCTTGTCTTACTTTCTGGGCGATCTACTGCATGATGTGGGAGATAAAACGAGTCGCATTTTTCATTTGAGAAGAATTTCTTTTACGTTGTCTCTTCTATGTGATCTAAGGTAATGCATTCTTTGAGAACTTCATTATATTGATTCTGTAGTAGAGGATTCTTTGTTAATGTTTGTTCCAGACGAACACACTGACTTAGAGCAACAAATCTTGATGGGCCAAGGAATCTAGTCTCTGGAAAATCTTGTCGGAATGGCAATCTTACCATGTAACGACCATTTTGTAAACGCTTCGTCGTTTGGGCATAGAATTGTTCACAATATTCATCTTCAGAGGAGATTGGACGAGCCGAAGGTAACTCTTCCTGTTCCCAGAACTTCCGAATCAATTTATCTAAACCATTTTCTTCTGCTGATTTGACACTTGTTGAAAACGAAAATATAGGTTTTGTTTGAACTGAACCACTTAGGACCCATCCAAATACGGTTCTGTATGCTGTGACCGAACCACACACATCTCGTCTAATTTCATCTAGATTTATGAAACGTTCGCTATCATTTCTTAGAACTAAGTCAATAGGTGAAGATACATTAAAATGAGGATCGGCTAAATCAAGATCAACAAGTTTAGCTGTATTTACAACGTTAAAGGAGGTGGAAGGAATTTGGTTCGTTACTTTTGGTAATAAAATAGCTGTTACTGGAAGTctgaaattctttatttttgacaCCAAGACTATGTTACATTCTTTTTCTGCCGTTTGACATTGGCCTCCAATTCCGATAATTTCAGAATAAGATTTTCTTGATGGTAAATTGAGTCGTCTTTGAATCTTTTTCGAGAGAAAAGTTCTTTCGGAACCGGGGTCTATTAGCGCACGGATTGTGCATAGATCCCCTCTAGATTTAATCTGCACTAATTCCGTTcgcaataaaatatttgtgcCGTCTGTAGCACAGTTTGCATTAATCTAAGGTTTCATTGTCTGTGAGGTCGACGGTTCTTGATCGTCTTTATTTAAATCATAAGATTGATTATTTGAGGCTTTGGGATCAGACCTATTGTGCGAATTTGTTTGACCATTTTTGGTTTGATCATTACTTTTTCCAAAAGGATGAAATGATTGCATGTGAAGCAATGTATGATGACGTTTGTTACAATTAAGACAAGTACTTTTGCTGGTGCAGTGTTTTTTAGTGTGGGAAGGTAAGAGACAATTGTTGCAATATTTATTCTTGAATATGAAATCTACTTTTTCTTGAATAGAGAGTTTACGAAATAGAGGACATATTCTTAAGTTGTGatccttttcacaaattttacatttcaaatCAAGCCTTTCCTGGGATGCGTATATCTGAATCGGTTATTTAGAATCACTGTTGCTAAGAGAAGGCGATTTTGCAACCTTTATAGTCGAAATCCTTTCTACTACTTCGCatctttttaagagaaaatcacttaaatctGACCAAGGCGGCAATTCTCTACTAGCATTTAGCGACTGTTCCCAATGCACTAACGTTTCGTGAGGTAACTTCGAGTAAACTAAGTTAACTAACATTGGATTCCAACCATCTGTTGACACACCTAACCCCTGAAGCATTGCTAAGCTATCTGTTACGGAACTGTGGATTCTTTGTAGAGACTCGCTGTTTTCCTTCTTGCGATTATTGGAGAATTTGATTATCTACCAGTAATCGCACGTTTTCGTATCGCAACTTGAGTGCATTCCAGGATAGTTCGAAATTGTCATCGGTCAGCGTAAacctctatatatatatatatatatatatatatatatatatatatatatatatatattatatatatatatatatataatatatatatatatatatatatatatatatatatatatatatatatatatatatatatatatatatataatatatatatatatatatatatatatatatatataaatatatatatatatatatatatatatatatatatatatatatatatatatatatatatatatatatatatatatatatatatatatatatttatatatatatatatcctaTCATTCCTAAGAAGTTCTAGAAAGTTGTTAATTGAGATCTTAGgtacatttttgtagttaactgttttcttaaattttaaacggttTGCTACTTATAAGCCTGAACAAggtaataaatgtaaaaaatatttttacgattCTGAACATGAAGATAAACATTCCCTTAACGATTTGCAAGATGTGAGCCTGAGAAAATtatcattttttcaaaaatgacaccGAGGCCCCAAATCTTTGGGGGCTATACCTAAAAAACTGCATGACTTTGGGCAAAACTGGAAGACACGggtcttcttatttttggtcttttatcaTATAGTAGTGTCCGTATATTGTTATTCAATCATgacttaaaaaattacacacagtGTTATTGTTAGGCCTTATGTACAGGAcagtttcaataaaataaatacaacattaaaaaaatcatgaacatttttgtattaGTTCGTGTATtgttttagaagtttttttgtCATTCTATTTTTAGCACTTTAATAAAGAAGTTAGTTGCAATAATTTTTCACATGTTCGCCATTAATGTTCGTCATGTCAACGAGTCAATAAAAAATCTACCAACATTCGCAGAATTTATTgcctattaaaataaaagttgctGCAATGGTAAAGCAGCTAGAGAATTTAAACCAAACTCTAACCCCATCTCATCTAAAGTAGTATGATGGCGCGGTTCTCTCCATTCGCTTAAGCTACATCGAGGAGTTTAATAAAAGATATCACATGAAATCACATGTCGTTAATTTCTCCACAGACtgaacaaaagcaatatttccTGCCACATAATTATGTGTATAAAACGGATAgcatatctataaaattaaaggTTGTTTTCGACGGCtctgcaaaaacaacaatagatTTGTTGTTCAACGATATACGCTGGTACGCTGATCCAACTATTTAGTCAAAACTATTCAACACCCTATTGCGGTATCGGTTTTTCCCCCTAAGTGGAGACATTTGTAAAATGTACAGGTGTGTTCGATTGTCTTACCCCGTTGACTATTTACAGTGTATACTGAGAAGAGGAGATGAAAGTGTTACCAACGGTACAAGGCCCGCAGTATTTTTGGTTATCCGTACCACGCATCAACTCGCAACTAAAGAAGAAGAAATTTCCATTGGCTGATAAAATAGTAAGACGTGAATTTTATGTAGATGACATGATTTCTGGTGATTACACTGTCGAAGAGGTATAGTTACAACAGACTGGTAATTTTTCCATTAGGAAACGGTTTTCAAATGCTGTCTTAAATGAAGTTCTAAAGATCAAtgtgaacaatttttaaaatttaatgacgGAACAGATGTTACCAAAACACTTGGACTTGTTAGGAATCCATCTTCAAGTTATAAAGTTAAAACCAGGGCAAGGAATTCCATGCAAATGCTTGtttttagtcagtaactcaaaataaccagtttaactagttttcttttcgaatattttgctacaaaatggcatcgatttgaaatgtttttaaaacaaattgttttgtttcaaatttatatttcatatttttgcaacaaatttgatatctacatatttagtttttttacatttacatttaagAACAATATactagtttctataaaaaaaatttttcgtaGTTTTTGTTGCTTGAGAAAAGAGAAAGTAAATGGAAGAAAAAACCAAagtaattagttttttgttataaacagtTTATTTGTGTGTAGCAAGAGATGCTTGAACttgaacttaattttatatttttatgcctTGAAGGCTTCTTTGAACAACGTTATAACGGTTTAATTCTTTTCGTTAAGTTtaacttaagttttttatacaatGTTAAGAATAGTGTttacaattcatttaaaaacacGCGATTTTCATTTAGcgaaaaaaggaaagaaaacttATAACTacttataataaatacaattcatttgtataattcattttatatatataattcattttaaatactaaaacaaaatcCATTATGTTAATTTATACAGAGATTACAAAAActacgaaaatttttttttatagaaactagtATATTGTTcttaaatgtaaatttgtagatatttattaaaaaaaactaaatatgtagatatcaaatttgttgcaaaaatatgaaatataaatatgaaacaaaacaatttgttttagaaacatttcaaatcgatgccattttgtagaaaactattcgaaaagaaaactagttaaactggttattttgagttactgactaaaaaCAAGCATTTGCAtggaaatccttgccctggttataactttataactataAACAGGTGTAAACAAAAAGATGAAGATGGATTCCTAACAAGTCCAAGTGTTTTGGTAACATCTGTTCcgtcattaaattttaaaaattgttcacaTTGATCTTTAGAACTTCATTTAAGACAGCATTTGAAAACCGTTTCCTAATGAAAAAATTACCAGTCTGTTGTAACTATACCTCTTCGACAGTGTAATCACCAGAAATCATGTCATCTACATAAAATTCACATCTTACTATTTTAGCAGCCAATGGAAATTTCTTCTTCTTTAGTTGCGAGTTGATGCGTGGTACGGATAACCAAAAATACTGCGGGCCTTGTACCGTTGGTAACACTTTCATCTCCTCTTCTCAGTATACACTGTAAATAGTCAACGGGGTAAGACAATCGAACACACCTGTACATTTTACAAATGTCTCCACTTAGGGGGGAAAACCGATACCGCAATAGGGTGTTGAATAGTTTTGACTAAATAGTTGGATCAGCGTACCAGCGTATATCGTTGAACAACAAatctattgttgtttttgtagagcCGTCGAAAACAA
This genomic window contains:
- the LOC124419196 gene encoding uncharacterized protein LOC124419196 yields the protein MAQSIIKENEINELDGTDRMCFVSLYLDVNAKLTRQFNATPKLVDLDLADPHFNVSSPIDLVLRNDSERFINLDEIRRDVCGSVTAYRTVFGWVLSGSVQTKPIFSFSTSVKSAEENGLDKLIRKFWEQEELPSARPISSEDEYCEQFYAQTTKRLQNGRYMVRLPFRQDFPETRFLGPSRFVALSQCVRLEQTLTKNPLLQNQYNEVLKECITLDHIEETT